A region from the Rhodopseudomonas julia genome encodes:
- the lepA gene encoding translation elongation factor 4: protein MLHARSMADLSHIRNFAIVAHIDHGKSTLADRLIQTTGTLPEREMKEQLLDSMDIERERGITIKAQTVHLRYTAKNGEEYHLNLIDTPGHVDFAYEVNRSLYACEGSLLVVDASQGVEAQTLANVYQAIEVNHEIVPVLNKIDLPAAEPERIKQQIEDVIGLDASDAVMISAKTGLGIEDVLEAIVHRLPAPKGLLDAPLKALLVDSWYDPYLGVVVLVRVIDGTLKKGQTVRMMGTGARYEVNQVGMFTPKMVETEELPPGEIGFLTASIKDVADTRVGDTITEDKRPTEKALPGFRPAVPVVFCGLFPVDANDFEDLRAAMGKLRLNDASFSYEMETSAALGFGFRCGFLGLLHLEIIQERLAREFDLDLIATAPSVVYQIRLTDGEEIELHNPADMPDPVRIEEIKEPWIRATILTPDEYLGGVLKLCQDRRGIQQGLTYVGQRAMLEYDLPLNEVVFDFYDRLKSISKGYASFDYHITGYETGDLVKMQILVNAEPVDALSMLVHRSQADRRGRALCEKLKDLIPRHLFKIPVQAAVGGKVIARETIAALRKDVTAKCYGGDATRKRKLLDKQKEGKKKMRQFGKVEIPQEAFIAALKMGDE from the coding sequence ATGCTACATGCGCGCTCCATGGCTGATCTTTCCCACATCCGCAATTTTGCGATCGTCGCGCATATCGACCACGGCAAGTCGACGCTTGCCGACCGCCTGATTCAGACGACCGGCACCCTACCGGAGCGCGAGATGAAGGAGCAGCTCCTCGATTCCATGGATATCGAGCGCGAGCGCGGCATCACCATCAAGGCGCAGACCGTGCATCTGCGCTACACGGCGAAGAACGGCGAGGAATACCACCTCAACCTGATCGACACGCCGGGCCATGTCGATTTCGCCTACGAGGTGAACCGTTCGCTCTATGCCTGCGAGGGCTCGCTCCTCGTGGTCGATGCCTCGCAGGGCGTGGAGGCGCAAACGCTCGCCAATGTCTATCAGGCGATCGAGGTCAATCACGAGATCGTTCCGGTCTTGAACAAGATCGACCTGCCGGCGGCCGAGCCGGAGCGTATCAAGCAGCAGATCGAGGACGTGATCGGCCTCGATGCGTCAGATGCTGTGATGATCTCGGCCAAGACCGGGCTCGGCATCGAGGACGTGCTGGAGGCGATCGTGCATCGCCTGCCGGCGCCGAAAGGCCTGCTCGATGCGCCCTTGAAGGCGCTCCTCGTCGATTCCTGGTATGATCCCTATCTCGGCGTCGTCGTCCTCGTGCGCGTCATCGACGGCACGCTGAAGAAGGGCCAGACGGTGCGCATGATGGGCACCGGCGCGCGCTACGAGGTCAACCAGGTCGGCATGTTCACGCCGAAGATGGTGGAGACCGAAGAATTGCCGCCGGGCGAGATCGGCTTTCTGACGGCCTCCATCAAGGACGTGGCCGACACCCGCGTCGGCGATACGATCACCGAGGACAAGCGGCCGACGGAGAAGGCGCTGCCGGGCTTCCGGCCGGCCGTACCCGTCGTCTTCTGCGGCCTCTTCCCGGTCGACGCCAACGATTTTGAGGATCTGCGCGCGGCGATGGGCAAGCTCCGCCTCAACGACGCGTCGTTTTCCTATGAGATGGAAACCTCGGCCGCGCTCGGCTTCGGCTTCCGCTGCGGCTTTCTGGGGCTTCTGCACCTGGAGATAATTCAGGAGCGGCTGGCGCGCGAATTCGATCTCGATCTGATCGCGACGGCGCCTTCGGTCGTCTACCAGATCCGCCTGACGGACGGCGAAGAGATCGAGCTCCACAACCCGGCCGATATGCCCGATCCGGTCAGGATCGAGGAAATCAAGGAACCTTGGATCCGCGCCACCATCCTGACGCCGGACGAATATCTGGGCGGGGTGTTGAAACTCTGCCAGGACCGCCGCGGCATCCAGCAGGGGCTCACCTATGTCGGCCAGCGCGCCATGCTGGAATACGATCTACCTTTGAACGAGGTCGTCTTCGATTTCTACGACCGGCTGAAATCGATCTCCAAGGGCTATGCGAGCTTCGACTACCACATCACCGGCTACGAGACGGGCGATCTGGTGAAGATGCAGATCCTCGTCAACGCCGAGCCGGTCGACGCGCTCTCCATGCTCGTCCATCGCAGCCAGGCCGATCGACGCGGGCGGGCGCTGTGCGAAAAACTGAAGGATCTGATCCCCCGCCACCTCTTCAAGATCCCGGTCCAGGCTGCCGTCGGCGGCAAGGTCATTGCCCGCGAGACGATCGCAGCCCTTAGGAAGGACGTGACCGCCAAATGCTATGGCGGCGACGCGACGAGAAAGCGCAAGCTTTTGGACAAGCAGAAAGAGGGCAAGAAGAAGATGCGCCAGTTCGGCAAGGTGGAGATCCCGCAGGAGGCCTTCATCGCCGCCTTGAAGATGGGCGACGAATAG
- a CDS encoding MmcB family DNA repair protein, which translates to MPRIALRTVLVDTDRQPALIDGRQSAAALAIRRGTCRRLRAEGYALLPEVSLSSGRRADLVALGGKGEIVIVEIKSSLADFMADHKWRDYFGYCDRFYFATSADVPLDVFPQDAGLILADAFGAEILRDSEETRLAGARRKEMLVRIARAGANRLHDLEDPDGTRE; encoded by the coding sequence ATGCCACGCATCGCCCTTCGCACCGTTCTCGTCGACACCGACAGGCAGCCCGCCCTCATCGACGGTCGGCAGTCGGCGGCGGCGCTTGCCATCCGCCGCGGCACGTGCCGCAGGCTGCGGGCCGAAGGCTATGCGCTTTTGCCGGAAGTCTCACTTTCGAGCGGACGTCGTGCCGATCTCGTGGCGCTTGGCGGCAAGGGCGAGATCGTCATCGTGGAGATCAAGTCGTCACTCGCCGATTTCATGGCCGACCACAAATGGCGTGACTACTTTGGCTATTGTGACCGGTTCTATTTCGCGACATCCGCGGATGTGCCGCTCGACGTCTTCCCGCAGGACGCCGGCCTCATCCTCGCCGATGCCTTCGGAGCGGAGATTTTGCGCGACAGCGAGGAGACGCGTCTTGCGGGCGCCCGGCGCAAGGAAATGCTGGTGCGGATCGCACGTGCAGGCGCCAATCGCCTGCACGATCTGGAAGATCCCGATGGCACGCGCGAATGA
- a CDS encoding ActR/PrrA/RegA family redox response regulator transcription factor: MNSETVSELGLADSSLLIVDDDRAFLQRLARAMEKRGFDIVTADCVRDAKQQVASKPPAFAVVDMRLEDGNGLDVIELLREKRPDARAVILTGYGNIATAVTAVKMGAIDYLSKPADADDIFASLIRNPEDRADPPENPMSADRVRWEHIQRVYELCDRNVSETARRLNMHRRTLQRILAKRAPR; this comes from the coding sequence ATGAACAGTGAAACCGTTTCGGAACTCGGCCTTGCCGATTCCTCCCTGCTGATCGTGGATGACGACCGCGCCTTCTTGCAGCGTCTTGCGCGCGCCATGGAAAAGCGTGGCTTCGATATCGTTACCGCCGACTGCGTGCGTGATGCCAAGCAGCAGGTGGCGAGCAAGCCGCCTGCCTTCGCGGTTGTCGACATGCGTCTGGAAGACGGCAACGGTCTCGATGTGATCGAGCTTTTGCGGGAGAAGCGGCCGGACGCCCGCGCCGTCATCCTGACCGGCTACGGCAATATTGCGACCGCGGTGACAGCCGTGAAGATGGGGGCGATCGATTATCTGTCGAAGCCGGCCGATGCCGACGACATTTTTGCCTCGCTCATCCGCAATCCGGAAGACCGGGCGGATCCGCCGGAAAACCCGATGTCGGCCGACCGCGTCCGCTGGGAGCACATCCAGCGCGTCTACGAGCTGTGTGATCGCAACGTTTCGGAGACGGCACGCCGCCTCAACATGCACCGCCGCACTCTGCAGCGTATTCTGGCAAAACGCGCCCCGCGCTGA
- a CDS encoding ActS/PrrB/RegB family redox-sensitive histidine kinase: MERAFSSRRLRLSTLTRLRWLAIAGQTAAVVLIGFVLGFPVPFGACFALIALSAWVNIGLRLTFPATRRLHPNWATVLLTYDIVQLAGLLYLTGGMENPFAFLIIFPALVSATTMPPDKTLFLGGLAFISASYLVFFHEPLPWSGAPLNLPLLYVAGMWAAVVCSLVFMGFFAFRVAEEARQLADALAATELVMQREQHLSALDGLAAAAAHELGTPLGTITLVVKEMLSEVDAEDPSSEDLKLLASQTARCREILSKLTSLSSEPEEHLGRLALPRLLEEATAPHRDFGIKLAVESDGKGPEPIFHRNPGILYGLGNILENALDFAKSEVRVSASWDDRFVLIAISDDGPGFASEMIERLGEPYVSTRFRTSPTERENSGGGLGLGFFIAKTLLERSGARLSLKNRPAPETGAIVTIGWRRQSPALASDDGSDLHYEV, from the coding sequence ATGGAGCGAGCCTTTTCGAGCCGACGTCTCCGGCTAAGCACGCTCACGCGCCTGCGTTGGCTTGCCATCGCCGGGCAAACCGCCGCCGTGGTGCTGATCGGCTTCGTCCTCGGATTTCCGGTCCCCTTCGGTGCCTGCTTCGCGCTGATCGCGTTGTCGGCCTGGGTCAATATCGGCCTCAGACTGACGTTTCCCGCAACGCGGCGCCTGCATCCGAACTGGGCGACGGTGCTTCTCACCTATGACATCGTGCAGCTTGCCGGGCTCTTGTACTTGACGGGAGGCATGGAAAATCCCTTCGCCTTCCTGATCATCTTCCCGGCGCTCGTCTCGGCGACGACAATGCCCCCGGACAAGACCTTGTTTCTGGGTGGCCTCGCTTTCATCAGCGCGAGCTATCTCGTCTTCTTTCACGAGCCGTTGCCTTGGTCCGGCGCGCCTCTCAACCTGCCGCTTCTCTACGTTGCCGGCATGTGGGCGGCCGTCGTCTGCTCGCTCGTCTTTATGGGCTTCTTCGCCTTCCGCGTCGCCGAGGAAGCGCGCCAGCTTGCTGATGCGCTCGCCGCCACAGAACTCGTCATGCAGCGCGAGCAGCATCTGTCGGCGCTCGACGGACTAGCAGCTGCCGCTGCCCATGAGCTTGGCACGCCGCTCGGCACGATCACCCTCGTGGTCAAGGAAATGCTGAGCGAGGTCGATGCCGAAGATCCTTCTTCGGAAGATCTGAAGCTCCTCGCCTCCCAGACCGCGCGCTGTCGCGAGATCCTGTCCAAGCTCACCTCACTCTCCTCCGAGCCTGAGGAGCATCTCGGGCGTCTCGCTTTGCCGCGTCTTTTGGAAGAGGCGACAGCACCGCATCGTGATTTTGGCATCAAGCTGGCCGTTGAGAGCGATGGGAAGGGCCCTGAGCCCATCTTCCATCGCAACCCTGGTATTCTCTATGGCCTTGGCAACATTCTGGAAAATGCTCTCGATTTTGCCAAGAGCGAGGTTCGGGTCTCCGCGAGCTGGGACGATCGCTTCGTTCTTATCGCCATTTCCGACGACGGTCCGGGCTTCGCGTCGGAAATGATCGAGCGTCTCGGAGAGCCCTACGTCTCGACCCGCTTCAGGACGAGCCCCACGGAACGTGAGAATTCCGGGGGTGGGCTGGGTCTCGGTTTCTTTATCGCCAAGACGCTCCTGGAGCGGAGCGGGGCCAGGCTGTCGCTCAAAAACCGTCCGGCCCCGGAGACGGGCGCGATCGTGACGATCGGCTGGCGGCGCCAATCACCGGCATTGGCAAGCGATGACGGGTCAGATTTACACTATGAGGTGTAA
- a CDS encoding glycosyltransferase family 87 protein — protein MPQFTILNDRRFWLFFAFALTLAGFPRGYLVDWLNEAGSYADNLHPGGADFLNFWIASLKSLHGEARDLYDPHLYAQALIDQFGDDFDRRWLYPPHFLFFILPLGLLPYWTAFALFMVGSLLVLLIVAAKIWGGRDIVFWLLIAPFTVLALIFGQTTFLVGALFIGALYWREERPILAGIFLGLLTIKPQFGVFFPLLLLLERRFLVIAVASATAATLIGASVAVFGLEAWRGFFGHLSGPQGDMLRASASNFLSLQLTPYGAGRLFGADMKTAGLVQAGAAVIAAVALVRVVLWQAERDTKDMMLVATTYLATPYILGYDLAAPTFAAIWLYLGHGREKAPGFALSLLLVLVATLSFVNGLTVAMGFSAGPFVFAALATALVLRARQENANAAERECDRGPAGVTARGGGQSILARGAAAPWR, from the coding sequence ATGCCGCAATTCACCATCCTCAACGACCGCCGCTTCTGGCTCTTCTTCGCCTTTGCGCTGACGCTCGCGGGTTTTCCACGCGGCTATCTTGTCGATTGGCTGAATGAGGCCGGAAGTTACGCCGACAATCTGCATCCCGGCGGCGCTGATTTTCTGAACTTCTGGATCGCATCACTGAAAAGCCTGCATGGCGAGGCCCGCGATCTTTACGATCCGCATCTTTACGCGCAGGCGCTCATCGATCAATTCGGCGACGATTTCGATCGGCGCTGGCTCTATCCGCCTCACTTCCTGTTTTTCATCCTGCCTCTCGGGCTTTTGCCCTATTGGACCGCTTTCGCCTTGTTCATGGTGGGCAGTCTTCTGGTCCTCCTCATCGTCGCCGCGAAGATTTGGGGCGGGCGAGACATCGTCTTCTGGCTCCTCATCGCCCCCTTTACCGTTCTCGCCCTCATTTTCGGGCAGACGACCTTCCTTGTCGGAGCGCTCTTCATCGGTGCGCTTTATTGGCGCGAGGAACGGCCGATCCTGGCCGGCATTTTCCTCGGCCTTTTGACCATCAAGCCGCAATTCGGCGTCTTCTTTCCGCTCCTGCTTCTGCTGGAGCGACGCTTCCTTGTCATCGCCGTTGCGTCCGCGACCGCCGCAACCCTGATCGGCGCTTCCGTCGCCGTTTTCGGGCTTGAGGCGTGGAGAGGGTTCTTCGGCCATCTTTCCGGCCCGCAGGGTGACATGCTGCGCGCTTCCGCCAGCAATTTCCTCTCGCTGCAGCTCACGCCTTACGGTGCCGGCCGCCTCTTCGGCGCCGATATGAAGACGGCAGGTCTCGTTCAGGCCGGAGCGGCCGTCATCGCGGCCGTCGCCCTCGTCCGTGTCGTGCTATGGCAGGCGGAGCGAGACACGAAAGATATGATGCTCGTCGCCACCACCTATCTCGCGACACCCTATATCCTCGGCTACGATCTCGCGGCTCCAACCTTTGCAGCAATCTGGCTCTATCTCGGCCATGGCCGTGAGAAGGCGCCGGGCTTTGCCCTGTCACTGCTTCTCGTGCTCGTGGCGACCCTGTCCTTCGTCAACGGCCTGACCGTCGCGATGGGTTTCAGCGCCGGACCCTTCGTATTCGCGGCGCTTGCCACGGCGCTCGTTTTGCGTGCCCGTCAGGAAAATGCGAATGCCGCAGAACGTGAGTGCGATCGTGGCCCGGCTGGAGTGACGGCACGAGGCGGGGGCCAGAGCATCCTTGCACGGGGAGCTGCTGCGCCATGGCGTTGA
- a CDS encoding deoxyribodipyrimidine photo-lyase: MTDNDPRLIPLNGKPPQDGRFVLYWMDRAQRVRLNHAFSFAAEQANRHECPLLIVLRFGDEAPSITRRQAKFMAEGLQDLASELADMEAGFLILEMADETTFCDLLERAVLAVTDVGHLRHHRQRRTWLGDHARCQAIAVETDLVVPVNAASDKAEYAARTIRPKINRQLERFLTDHKDVRPQKRFSGITLPAGLDAQDWEKLAAVCGNCGPAPVDWIAGGHARAKQHLASFLANDLPRYDGERSDPTKRRVSHLSPYLRFGQISPIEIALKARAAKAEAAGFLEELIVRRELAANWCHYRDNYDRYEALPDWARATLQRHSDDKRDPGYTAAEIEAGDTSDEAFNAAMREMKATGYLHNHLRMYWAKQILRWASSPQYALETIIALNNRYFLDGGDPNSFANNLWTFGLHDRPFQENAVYGTVRPMTQSGLRRKFDVDAYVKTAP, encoded by the coding sequence ATGACTGACAACGATCCCCGCCTCATTCCGCTCAACGGAAAGCCTCCGCAGGACGGGCGCTTCGTTCTCTATTGGATGGACCGGGCGCAGAGAGTGCGCCTCAACCACGCGTTTTCTTTCGCTGCCGAGCAAGCGAATCGACATGAATGCCCGCTCCTCATCGTCCTGCGTTTCGGCGACGAGGCGCCTTCGATCACTCGCCGGCAGGCGAAGTTCATGGCCGAAGGGCTTCAGGATCTCGCCTCAGAGCTTGCCGATATGGAGGCCGGATTTCTGATTTTGGAGATGGCGGACGAGACGACCTTTTGCGACCTTCTCGAACGTGCCGTGCTCGCCGTCACCGATGTCGGCCATCTCCGCCATCACCGTCAGCGCCGCACGTGGCTCGGCGACCACGCACGATGTCAGGCGATTGCCGTCGAAACCGATCTCGTCGTGCCGGTCAATGCGGCATCCGACAAGGCCGAGTATGCGGCCCGCACCATCCGCCCCAAGATCAACCGGCAGCTCGAGCGCTTTCTCACCGATCACAAAGATGTTCGGCCTCAGAAGCGTTTTTCCGGCATCACACTCCCGGCGGGCCTCGACGCTCAGGATTGGGAAAAGCTCGCAGCGGTTTGCGGGAATTGTGGCCCGGCGCCGGTCGATTGGATCGCTGGCGGTCACGCGCGCGCGAAACAGCACCTTGCGAGTTTTCTCGCCAACGATCTTCCCCGCTATGATGGCGAACGCAGCGATCCCACCAAGCGTCGTGTCTCGCACCTGTCGCCCTATCTGCGCTTCGGCCAGATCTCGCCCATCGAGATCGCGCTCAAGGCGCGTGCCGCGAAGGCGGAGGCTGCCGGGTTTCTCGAAGAGCTCATCGTACGGCGAGAGCTCGCCGCCAATTGGTGCCATTACCGCGACAATTACGATCGCTACGAAGCCCTCCCCGATTGGGCGCGCGCGACGCTTCAGCGGCATTCCGACGACAAACGCGATCCGGGTTATACGGCCGCAGAGATCGAAGCGGGCGACACCTCAGACGAGGCCTTCAATGCCGCGATGCGCGAGATGAAGGCGACCGGCTATCTCCACAACCATCTCAGAATGTACTGGGCGAAGCAGATCCTGCGCTGGGCCTCCAGCCCGCAATATGCGCTTGAAACCATCATTGCCCTGAACAATCGGTATTTTCTCGACGGCGGCGATCCGAACTCCTTCGCCAACAATCTTTGGACATTCGGCCTGCACGACCGGCCCTTCCAGGAAAACGCCGTCTACGGAACCGTGCGTCCGATGACGCAAAGCGGGCTCCGTCGCAAATTCGATGTCGATGCCTATGTGAAGACCGCGCCCTGA
- a CDS encoding YqaE/Pmp3 family membrane protein, giving the protein MVRILLAIILPPLGVFLQVGLGLQFWLNILLTLFGYVPGIIHAVWIILRR; this is encoded by the coding sequence ATCGTCCGCATTCTTCTCGCAATCATTCTGCCGCCGCTCGGCGTCTTTCTGCAAGTCGGTCTCGGTTTGCAGTTTTGGTTGAACATTCTTCTGACGCTCTTCGGCTATGTCCCGGGTATCATTCACGCCGTGTGGATCATCCTGCGCCGCTAA
- a CDS encoding glycosyltransferase family 87 protein translates to MNAAAPGEPSRAGNAAFRFTLLNDRRFWLAFAFFVTLLGFPRGMLTEWMTRTGEVYSTAHPGGGDFIVFWIASRMLLEGHLSGLFDPSQFSHYIIDLYGSDFGVRWLYPPHFLFVLAPLSLFPYLVAYGLFMGASLAAFLFAAARIWGDKSIVVWLLIAPVTALGILIGQTCFIVGGLFIGAIYLWDEKPIIAGILLGLLTVKPQFGVLIPLVLLLEHRFLVIAVATVTAASLIGASIAAFGIEPWRAFLFGLQDPTGAVLLSERDAFLSVQMSVYGAARYLGLDVTAAATLQALSALFGVGSLVYATLSGARRETKAAMLVTATYLTLPYVLYYDLAAPSFVALSLYFGGGGAPRPGISASALLIGVSSISFINGVATSVGHINVAPVAFLALAVFLLLRVRREALAVSG, encoded by the coding sequence ATGAACGCCGCAGCGCCGGGCGAGCCGTCACGAGCGGGGAATGCAGCGTTCCGCTTCACGCTCCTCAACGATCGACGTTTCTGGCTTGCTTTCGCTTTCTTTGTGACGCTTCTCGGCTTTCCCCGAGGCATGCTAACGGAGTGGATGACCCGCACCGGCGAGGTCTATTCCACCGCACATCCAGGCGGCGGCGATTTCATCGTCTTCTGGATCGCCTCACGCATGCTTCTCGAAGGCCATCTCTCCGGTCTTTTCGATCCAAGTCAGTTTTCACATTACATCATCGACCTCTACGGGTCGGATTTCGGGGTGCGCTGGCTTTACCCGCCGCATTTTCTCTTTGTTCTTGCCCCGCTCAGCCTCTTTCCCTACCTGGTCGCCTACGGTCTCTTCATGGGGGCCAGCCTCGCAGCCTTTCTTTTCGCAGCAGCACGCATCTGGGGCGACAAGAGCATCGTCGTCTGGCTTCTCATCGCGCCGGTCACGGCGCTCGGAATCCTCATCGGCCAGACCTGTTTCATCGTCGGTGGGCTTTTTATCGGCGCCATCTATCTGTGGGACGAGAAACCGATCATTGCCGGCATTCTTCTCGGCCTTTTGACCGTCAAGCCGCAATTCGGAGTTCTCATCCCGCTGGTGCTGCTCTTGGAGCACCGGTTTCTCGTCATTGCGGTGGCGACGGTCACGGCTGCGAGCCTCATCGGCGCCTCGATCGCGGCCTTCGGCATCGAGCCATGGAGAGCCTTTCTCTTCGGCCTTCAGGATCCAACCGGCGCGGTCTTGCTGAGCGAACGAGACGCCTTTCTGAGCGTGCAGATGAGCGTCTACGGCGCCGCACGCTATCTCGGTCTCGACGTCACGGCGGCGGCGACCTTACAGGCGCTGAGCGCACTTTTTGGGGTGGGCTCCCTCGTCTACGCGACCTTGTCGGGGGCCCGGCGCGAGACCAAAGCGGCAATGCTGGTGACGGCTACCTACCTGACGCTGCCTTACGTGCTCTACTATGACCTTGCTGCGCCGAGCTTCGTCGCGCTCAGCCTCTATTTCGGTGGCGGCGGAGCTCCTCGGCCCGGCATCTCCGCCTCGGCACTCCTGATAGGCGTTTCCTCGATCTCTTTCATCAACGGCGTCGCCACCAGCGTGGGGCACATCAACGTGGCGCCGGTAGCGTTTCTGGCGCTCGCCGTTTTCCTTCTCTTGCGCGTTCGGCGCGAAGCGCTGGCCGTTTCTGGCTGA
- a CDS encoding glycosyltransferase family 87 protein — MALKHAQASPQTVRPEMAGMQFTILNDRRFWLLFAFGTTLLGFPYGILTDWITRSGDVYSTNHPGGGDFVVFYVASELILQGHIRDLYDPATFSQTIIDRYGSDYEMRWLYPPHFLFFIAPIAKLPYLAAWAGFMAASFAFLAAIGRIVWGKRDIVFWLLVAPSTFLGVLLGQMCFLVGGLLIGSIFLWDRKPILAGILLGLLTIKPQYGVLIPLVLLLEGRWRVIFVASVTALVMIGVSVLVFGTAPWQAFLFGMDGANSDILTTASKKFLGLQMSVFGSARLLGADLATAAWLQGLSALFAVVALVATTLSGAQRDTKIAMLVTATYLVSPYVLFYDLVASTFVALWLYFGKEREEPPNVLFSMLLIFVACLSFVNGATVAIGFGSGPIAFLALAIALLLRARAETGRNGQPLQASPIEGTCREVNAA, encoded by the coding sequence ATGGCGTTGAAACATGCGCAGGCGAGCCCTCAGACTGTCAGGCCGGAGATGGCGGGCATGCAATTCACCATCCTGAACGATCGCCGCTTCTGGCTGCTCTTTGCTTTTGGGACCACGCTGCTCGGCTTTCCCTATGGCATCCTGACCGACTGGATCACACGCAGCGGCGACGTCTATTCGACGAACCATCCGGGCGGCGGCGATTTCGTCGTCTTCTACGTCGCCTCAGAGCTGATCCTGCAGGGGCATATTCGCGACCTCTACGACCCAGCCACTTTCTCGCAGACGATCATCGATCGTTACGGCAGCGACTATGAGATGCGCTGGCTCTACCCGCCACATTTTCTGTTCTTCATCGCGCCGATCGCCAAGCTACCCTATCTCGCGGCATGGGCGGGCTTCATGGCGGCGAGTTTCGCTTTTCTGGCCGCCATCGGTCGCATCGTCTGGGGGAAGCGCGACATCGTCTTCTGGCTGCTCGTTGCGCCCTCGACATTCCTCGGGGTCCTGCTCGGCCAGATGTGTTTTCTCGTCGGCGGCCTTCTGATCGGCTCCATTTTTCTCTGGGATCGGAAGCCCATCCTCGCCGGCATTCTCCTCGGGCTTCTCACCATCAAGCCGCAATACGGCGTCCTGATCCCGCTTGTTCTCCTTTTGGAAGGGCGGTGGCGCGTGATCTTCGTCGCGTCCGTGACAGCCCTCGTCATGATCGGCGTCTCCGTCCTCGTCTTCGGCACCGCCCCCTGGCAGGCCTTCCTCTTCGGCATGGATGGGGCCAATTCCGATATCCTGACGACGGCGAGCAAAAAATTCCTCGGACTGCAAATGAGCGTCTTCGGTTCGGCGCGGCTCCTCGGTGCCGATCTTGCAACGGCAGCTTGGCTTCAAGGGTTGAGCGCGCTTTTTGCCGTCGTCGCGCTCGTCGCGACGACGCTGTCTGGCGCGCAACGTGACACGAAGATCGCCATGCTCGTCACCGCAACCTATCTCGTCTCGCCCTATGTGCTCTTCTACGATCTCGTCGCCTCGACCTTCGTGGCGCTATGGCTTTATTTCGGCAAAGAACGGGAGGAGCCGCCCAACGTCCTGTTCTCCATGCTCCTCATCTTCGTCGCCTGCCTCTCCTTCGTGAACGGCGCCACCGTGGCGATCGGCTTCGGCAGCGGACCGATTGCCTTCCTCGCTTTGGCGATCGCACTTCTCCTTCGCGCGCGGGCGGAAACCGGGCGCAACGGCCAGCCCCTTCAGGCATCTCCCATCGAAGGCACATGCCGTGAAGTGAACGCCGCATGA
- a CDS encoding OmpW/AlkL family protein produces the protein MRGTTTLGRAALAAAFLSIAGVAGAADLPGQTYEPVAAPAPVAWSPWQIRLRALAVIPNDKGSVDQIPGSDLSYSNSVTPELDITYFFTPNIAAELILGTTYAKIEGDGPISGLDAGDTWILPPTLTLQYHFTNFGAFKPYVGAGVNYTFFYGTENDDLAAFDIDNSFGLALQVGADYMFNEHWGINLDVKKLFLSADWDGSLADGTYVSGDADLDPWLIGAGVTYKF, from the coding sequence ATGCGCGGGACAACGACTTTGGGACGGGCGGCGCTTGCGGCCGCGTTCCTCTCCATCGCAGGCGTGGCTGGAGCCGCAGATCTGCCAGGCCAAACCTACGAGCCCGTGGCCGCGCCGGCGCCGGTCGCCTGGAGCCCGTGGCAGATTCGTTTGCGCGCGCTTGCGGTGATCCCGAACGACAAGGGTTCAGTCGACCAGATCCCCGGTTCCGATCTTTCCTATTCGAATTCGGTCACGCCCGAACTCGACATCACCTACTTCTTCACGCCGAATATCGCGGCCGAACTCATTCTCGGCACCACCTATGCCAAGATTGAGGGCGATGGACCGATCAGCGGTCTCGACGCGGGGGACACGTGGATCCTGCCGCCGACCCTGACGCTGCAGTATCACTTCACGAATTTCGGCGCCTTCAAGCCGTATGTCGGCGCGGGCGTGAACTACACCTTCTTCTACGGCACCGAGAACGACGATCTCGCTGCCTTCGACATCGACAACAGCTTCGGCCTCGCGCTGCAGGTCGGTGCCGACTACATGTTCAACGAGCATTGGGGCATCAACCTCGATGTCAAGAAGCTGTTCCTGTCGGCCGATTGGGACGGCAGCCTTGCGGACGGCACCTATGTGAGCGGCGATGCCGATCTCGATCCCTGGCTGATCGGCGCCGGTGTCACCTACAAGTTCTGA